AAGTTTCTTTACTCATGTCAATTTGCTTGAAGACATTAAAAAGTTGTTGGGCACCACTTTGAGCATCCCAATCACATTTAAATCCTGGTAAATTTTGATTGATTTTCTCGAAGGAAACTCGATAGCTGCGATTATCAGGATCGTGTTTGCCAAAGCTCAACTGACAATCTGTAAAGACATCAGCAACTATGTGAGCAATTTGTTTGACTTGATAGTTGCTATTTGTATCGCCCACATTAAAAATTTGGTTGTGAATGACATCACGTGGCGCTTCTAAAGTACAGATGATTGCCTTACAAATATCTAAAAGATGTACCAAGGGTCGCCAAGGTGTACCATCACTATTCATCTTGATTTCTTTAATTGTCCATGCCCAACCGGCGAGATTGTTCAAGACAATATCAAAACGCATTCTGGGGGAAGCTCCATAAGCTGTGGCGTTCCGCAAAAAGGTAGGAGAAAAACCGTCATCAGCCAGAAGTTTTACGTCTTGTTCTACCAGCGCTTTGCATTTGGCATAAGCAGTTTGAGGATTGATAGCAGACTCTTCGTTAACGTAATCTTCAGTCGCAAAGCCATAAACGCTGCATGAAGAAGTATAGATAAAGCGTCGCACTCCTGCTGCTTTCGCCAGCTTTGCCAAATTGACTGAACCTTTATGGTTGATATCGTAGGTAATATTGGGAGCTAACTGACCTAAGGGATCGTTGGAGAGTTCTGCCATGTGAACTACTGCTTCAACTCCTTCGAGGTCGGAAGGTTGAATGTTGCGGATATCTTTGTTTAAGGTTTTGGCAGTTAACTCGGTGCCGTTGTACAACCAGCCTACTTTATAAAAGCCTGTATCTACAGCAATTACTTCGTAACCTTGTTGTATTAAAAGCGGTGCTAACAACGAGCCGATATAACCTTCTGTGCCAGTTACAAGTACTTTCATATATAAATTCAGTTTTTTATGTTTAGGTAAGTAGAATGAGGCTTATACTTTCACATGCTACTTATTGCAAAATTAAAGCTCGATGATAAGCGATCGCTGCTTGTGCAAGGATCGTTGGCACTCACAAAATCTGACAACTATCTATGCACAAGCCTAGAAAGTTTTTCACACTTATTTTGGGTGTAATAAATGGTCTACTAATACTATTAGCTAAGTAAATTACGCTTGTATAGTCAAATTGGCTAGAAATCAAAATTTCCTAGCCAATTTGGCTTTAATTTTGTCCATGAAGTTTTTGAGCATAGGGAAAATGTTTCCAATGCTCATATCCTACGGCAAGCAAGTCGGGAAACCCGTTCAAGGCAATGTCTCCCCAACGCACTGCCTCCTCAAGTCTGGCGACAGATGCAACTGTCCTCCTGTGCCTCAATTCATCCCACTATTCTGCAACGGCCACTCTGCTATCGGTGCGTATCCTGACTGACGACAACTGCTTCACCTAAGTAATAACAAGCATTTAGCTGGACATATGACCCAACGCTGACTTTCATTCAAAATTTGCCTTTCGGCGTTTTTGCATCGGATTGATAAAGATTGATTATGTAACTTTACAACGCTAAGAGTCTGTGGTGCATTTGCTGATATCACATGAACAATTGATGCTACCACTTTCTGCAACGCGCGCACTACTCTGTTGGCAATGGTTTGCTAGTGTTTGAGATTTTATGTTAAATTTCATACTCTATACTTAAGTTCTCTACGATCTTGCTTGGTCTTGATAGACACCATACCTCATGAATCGATTTTAACTAGTGTCAGTTGATAAACTGTCACTCAACAGATTTCCAGTATGATTGCAGAAGCGGTATTCTTAATTAGTGCAAGGAGTGATACCACTTCACCGCATGTTTGTTACTAGTTATCCTCCCAGCCCTATCCTTCAGGGGTGTTTGCGGATTTCAGATGTTGCATCAAACAAGTGAATTGGTATAAAGTTATACGGGGAAGCGCTTGAGAGAGCAAAAATCTCAAGTGCTTTTTCGTGTATAAATAAAAAAATATTCTCTCGGTTATGAAATATAAAAGTTTTCTAAGGCACAGGCGATCGCAAAAGATGCCGTAGCAGTGCAATTGTAGCTCCTAATACAGTTGGTGCAAGCTTAAAGAATTTTGAAATGTCTCAATTCATACTTAGTAGGAAAATTTGGCGACCTGCTCAAATCCTTATTTGATAGATATTTTGGTTTTTGTTGAAGGAATCTTTATGATTTCTTGATAAGAAATTTATAAATAATTTTAGCCATTTTGGCGGGAATTGATTCAGAAGTGTTTTATGCTTTTTACAAGAAGCATGTATAACAATACTCCGAACAAAATGAAGGTTATCTATTGTCAGAACTTGAAGATTTATAGGTTTAAAGAATTTTGTCAAAGTTTGGTTTTCAACTAAATTTAAACAAAATACACATAAAAGCCTAATATTCACGTACTGAAATATATCAAATCTCAGTTCTGATTATTGTTATAAAAATTAGTTGCAAACTTTTTTGCAATCATAGTGAGTAAGCTAACATCTCGAAACAAATCATTTGATTCTACCAAAGACAATTTCTCGATCTAGCCATAATTGGGATAATGGAAACTTGGTTATAAAACTTATCGATAATTATTTACAGTAAATTTTATGAATGAGACAGTCTATTTATTCAATCATTTGGTTTAGCTTTTTGTAAAACTAGCCTTTTAAAGGCACATAATTTACTCTGCCATCGGAATATTTTTCTTGATTGCCAACTTCTTTATCATCTATAAACTTTGTTTTTACTGCCAAGCATAAATAATGCGATCGCCAAATGCAGATACAAGGTTAGTAATTACCGCACGCCAGAATATTTGAATAATTTTCTGCCCCTAGCTGATACTCTTCGCAATGCTTGTGGCCAGTGATTCTGCAATTACTTGTAATCAATGAATTACAGATGATGAGAATTGAACTCTAAATCAATCTTAATTAATTATTGAAATAAAGGAGATAAACTAATGGCCTTCATACGAGGAACTAATGGAAACGAGTTAGTTAATGGTTCTACTTCTACCCCAGTATCGCTTAGGAGTACAAACCTTGCCGATCAAATTTATGGTGGTTTTGGTAACGATACCCTATTAGGATTAGGCGGCGATGACTACATCAATGGAGACCAAGGTAGTGACTCCATTGATGGCGGTGATGGCAACGATCGCCTTTTTGGGGGTATTGATAACGGTAACGACACCATATTCGGTGGTTTAGGTGATGACTTCTTAGAAGGTGGTGGCGGTGATGATAGCTTAGATGGTGGCGATGGCAATGATACCATTCAAGGTGGACAAGGTAACGATACTCTTCTTGGTGGAGGAGGTAATGATGTCATCTTAGGAGTCAGTGGTAATAATTTCATTGATGGCGGTACTGGCGATGACAATATCCAAGGCGCTGGTGGTAGTGATTTTCTTGGAGGAGGAGTAGACACCCTCCGTGGCGGTGCAGGAAACGATACCATCCTCGGCAATGGGCAGAATGACCAGCTCTATGGGGACGATGGCAATGACAAACTGGATGGCGGTGGAGATAATGACTTTCTCGATGGCGGTATTGGGGATGACTCCCTTGATGGCAACATCGGGAATGACACTCTAGTTGGTGGGGCTGGCAGTGACACTCTTAATGGCAACAGTGGTACCGATCTTATTGATTATTCATCCAATCCATCCGGTACAACTGGAGTTAACGTTAATCTAGAAACGGGTACAGCTAGCGATGGCTTTGGAACTACCGATACGTTGCTTGCTGTTGAAAATGTTGCTGGTTCTAATTTCAACGACACGATAACAGGCAG
The genomic region above belongs to Calothrix sp. NIES-2098 and contains:
- a CDS encoding NAD-dependent epimerase/dehydratase, with the protein product MKVLVTGTEGYIGSLLAPLLIQQGYEVIAVDTGFYKVGWLYNGTELTAKTLNKDIRNIQPSDLEGVEAVVHMAELSNDPLGQLAPNITYDINHKGSVNLAKLAKAAGVRRFIYTSSCSVYGFATEDYVNEESAINPQTAYAKCKALVEQDVKLLADDGFSPTFLRNATAYGASPRMRFDIVLNNLAGWAWTIKEIKMNSDGTPWRPLVHLLDICKAIICTLEAPRDVIHNQIFNVGDTNSNYQVKQIAHIVADVFTDCQLSFGKHDPDNRSYRVSFEKINQNLPGFKCDWDAQSGAQQLFNVFKQIDMSKETFEFRGFTRLKQLEYLIRTQQLDRDFFWRTL